The Spinacia oleracea cultivar Varoflay chromosome 2, BTI_SOV_V1, whole genome shotgun sequence DNA segment AGTTTTATCCATCACTCCAACAATACAACTTATATCcctaaaacaattaaaaaaagagaaaattcgTTTTTATGTATGCATAAAATTTGATGCCCAAATTCGTGTTGATGTATGTATAAAATTTAATTCCCCAAATTTATGTATTTGAGTAACAACTTATgataacaaatttttttttcttcatttttaattcattaaatcaaacataaaactataaaattaACAGAGAAAATAATAGAAAAAAACAATGTTGCACTTTCTTTTAGCTAATCAAATGTGTTCTTTTttccttcgaaatgtatttcgACTTTGTAACTCAATATACAATTGTAACTTAAAAAGTTTCTAAGTTAGAAGTAAAATATTACAGAAACTAAAGTTTTACACAAATAATGTAAATTACTCAAAAATTTAGTTTACTGATTGTTGGTTACCAATTTTATTCTTAAATTGCATATATAATGAAATTCATTGTATTCTCAAACTGcatatataaataaatttataagtgaatttgaaatgagtaaaAGAAACTCAAACTATATCCAAAACTCCGTGGCATCCGGGCCACTAactagttttattttatttcccaATCCCACTCTCTACTCCTAGGTCCCATTCCCATGTCAAATGCCCTCTTTATGGTTTATTCAGGTGTGAAGTGTTAGAATACGAGTACACATTATTTGCTGGACATAAAAATAGGAACAATTAGGTTAGTAGAGCTTTTGAACTATGTGTTTTGCGCAATATTTGATTTACAAACCTTTGGGCACTAATATCTTTTGGCTAATCCAAGATGCCTTAGCCTCTGAAGTTGTGAGGTTTATTCTGTTTAATGGAAGTATATCACATCCCAAAAATGGGACATAATCACACTTTTATCCCCTGGCCCCCTATTGAGGACATGCCATTCTGGTGCATATTACTCACAGTGCACTTACAAGTTACGCTGTATGGCATGCATTCAGATCCCTTGCCTAATTGCATGATCTTACACTTGCTTGTCTGACATTTCGTCTCTTGTTCCATTTTGGGCAACTGAAGGGAATATAGGATCATCGAAAAATTTAAAGTCAGGAATGTATCTGAAGAGATAGCTTGTAAGTGTTTTACTATGATTTCATACTTCGTATTTCCTTTATATTATGGCTGATATAAAGCATCCTTCACTTTGATAACTTCATGTGTTTATGCCACAGATCTATTAGTCACATTAGTGAAAATTGCGATGGGTTTAGCTTTCTTAGGAGCTTCTGCTACCCTTGTCAAAGCTATTTCCCTTACGAGAGCTAAAGTTGGAGCTGGTGTAGTAGTCACATCTTCCTCTAATGGGACCAAGGTTGAAACTTGCCTTTCAGATAAACAATTGCGCCTACTAGGAGTAAAGAAGTCTGATAAGGTTGTACCAGAGCTGTCCAGAAAACCACCTGTATCCATTTCACGGGCTTCTTTATGGCCGCTTATCCCACTCCATCAACATCAGCAACCCAGTAGTTCAAGTCGCCTATCACGAGTTGGTTCTGAAAAGTCTAGCAGTACCCCTGTTAAGAGTAAAACATTCGGtgtttcttcaaaatcatccAATTCTCCTACTTCTCATGGTCTGTCTCCTACCTCACCCCAGCTGTCGACACCTTGGTCAAACAAGCGAGCTTCTCCGGCAAAAGAGATTTTGACAGAAGACGATTTTGAACAGTTTTTAGCAGACATGGACAAGAAAATCACTGAATCAGCAGAGAAACTGGTAACTCCTCCTCCTACTAGAAATGGTTTCAGTATAAGCAGCCCTAGTACAATTTCTGGTTCAGCTAATACATCTGGAACAACGAGAACAACACCCTTGAGGCCTGTTCGGATGTCACCTAGTTCGCAGAAGTATAATACACCTCCGAAAAAAGGAGAAAGTGATATACCTGCTCCTATGTCAATGGAAGAGACAACTGAAGCTTTTGAGCATCTAGGCATCTACCCGCAGATTGAGGAGTGGCGAGACCATCTGCGGCAATGGTTTTCTTCTGTTTTACTAAGCCCTCTGCTAAGTAAAATTGAAAATAGTCATAACAAGGTTGGTGCACACTGACCCTGCATTCTTCAGTTTAATGTTCATTGCTGTTTTTTATGAGTGTCCCCTCCTGCAGAGAGTTTATGCATTTTGTTAAATTTGTCATGTTCTCGTGCTTTCAATTGTCTTTTTTGGAGGTAATACTTAGCCTTTTGCATACGGAGTAAGCAAAGCTAAACTAAAAGCACACAGATCCAACCAATTTGACATTTTCTGATAATATCAGTAATTGCCTCAGCCGAATGAATACTGTACTGTTTtacttatgattttttttttacctgTGCATGACGAGACTTGTAATTTAGAAAAGAGGTATGTTGTGTAAATATGGACTTGAAAGCAACTTCTGTGTGGTTGGTATTTGAATTTTATGGGAAATCACAGTTAATATATTTTCCTTTATTAAAATTTTATGGGAAATCACAGTTATGggatatatttttattttcatttattaaaatttgaaatgattgaaaattTTCCTTTGGAATCCATCTATGTTCTAGTTCCTGTTACATTGGTTATATGGTTTGTAGTTGCATATTTGTAATGCAGATATGGTATGATATAATCAGTTGGAATGTTGGATTATTTGATACATAAACAAATCGATTCACTTAAGCAACAGGTTATTTTTGGATTGTTATTCATTTTCTTTATTCCAAGACGAGGGTTATTTTCTGATTCAGTTTAAGTCACAGGAGGACAGGTCTTTGGTCTAGTACGGTTGAGTGAGTTTTAATAATTCAGTTTGACCTGACAAGAGTGGAATATGTTGTGTAAACATGGACTTAAAATCAACTTGCTGGTAGTATGGTCTTTTGTGATAGTAGCTCTTGTTGTGATGGTGGACCCCTCCTGCTATATATGTTATTCCTCATTGTTTCAATTGTGTTTTACTTTTACTTGAGCTTTACTTTGTACGGAGTAGGACATTGTCTCAGTTAACCAGATTATCGGGTCGTAGGTGATTTTTCTTTTAAATCTATGGAAAATGCTAGCTCCATACGTTGAGAACTAGGGTTGCTTTTGTTCTTCCAAGCTCCGATTTTTTCAACTTGCGTCAGTGGGTAATCTAATCTTACAGTTGCCTTATCTCTTTGGGATCAAGTGATGCCCCGATTAGGAGgctagaagggtggcaaagtgatagaattgcaaggggtaggggaagacctaagaaaacttggaggaaggggATTGAGCATCATATGAGCCtacttgggattgaggaaaatatggcgttggataggatagagtggagggagagaatatatatTGATGACGTTATTTGACTTATTCATCTTCCATTTTGACTCTCTTAGTTTACTTCTTGCGTTTTGCAaaccctttttttttccttcttcttcaaggcTCACTTTTATATGCTATTTTCAAATATACttattgtatttatttttacttttctcgttttaaactttatttatttttactatCCCTTACAATATTTTATCTGAAATGTATATATTTACCTCTTATTTTACTTTCATTACTTTCACTTTCCTCCTCttccttgtttattcttttaacttccCGTTACTGTCTTGTTTGATTGGTCACATTGACGATCTCCTAtgtcgattcatgttagccgaccccaaatcattttgggactaaggctttgttgttgttgttgttgttgtagaaGATGGTTACTTTCCTTGGGATTATTCTTCCAAATTAGTGCCATAGAACTTTGATCTCTGGTTTGACAACTGACAATAGCAAGCCACTCAATTAAAGTGTGTCTCATAGCCTCATACTATGCAAAATGGAGGAAACTTTATCATCATTTAGAgccccttctctctctctctctgccTCTCTCCTGGCCCATTCATCATTTATGAGATCCATGTGTTTCTAAGACTCTGATTGCTTTCTTACACAATATTTGTTATCAGGTAATGCAAGCAGCTGCTAAATTAGGAATATCAATTAGAGTTACTTCAGTAGGTAGTGATTCTTCTGATACTGGAGCTCCTACCATGTCTCCGTCAGATCGTGCTAAGGAATGGCAGCCAGCATTCTCCCCGGATGAAGATGGACTTCTTCACCAGCTACGGGCTTACCTTGTGCAAGCTTTAGATGCATCCACTCGTGAGCCCCCCTTTCCTGACTTTTCTCAATTTAAATGTTTATATTTCTTTCGTATAACATGATGCTGACGATCACACATTTCCCccctttattttaattttcttcaGAGAAGTTAGGTTCAGCCAATCAGCAGCAAACCCCACAGCAGAATTCATTTCTTCTTATCATACAGGAGTGTGTGGACGCCATCACAGAGCACCAAAGGCTGCTTGCTTTGACAAAGGGAGAGTTAATCAAGGGTTTGCTACCACAAAGCAGTGTTCCAGCTGAATATACAGTGCAAAGAATTAAGGGTACGCATATATTTATCGTCGGAAATATTGTTTAGCTTCCCTGGCACCAGATGTGTTTAGATCATTATTTGGTGGATTTCAAACCTTAACTGTCAGTTTTCCACTTGTTATTTTTACAGAATTGGCTGAAGGAACTTGCTTGAAGAATTACGAGTACATGCGAAAAGAAGTGGCTTCTGATAAAGCAAAGAAGAAGTGGACTCTTGAGCTTCCATCTGACTCACATTTGCTATTATATCTATTTTGTGCTTTCCTGGAGTATCCAAAATGGATGTTACATGTTGATCCGTCATCCTACTCTGGAGCTCTGTCTAGCAAGAATCCTTTATTCCTTGGAGTTCTGCCTCCTAAAGAAAGGTTTCCAGAGAAGTATATAGCTGTAATATCAGTTGTCCCCTCAATACTTCATCCAGGATCCTTTGTCTTGGTGATTGGAAGACAATGCCCACCTGTATTCGTGATGTATTGGGATAAAAAGTTGCAGTTCTGTCTTCAGGTAAAGTTATCAACTGAAACTTTTCTATTTTCCTCCTTATTTTTAAAGAAGATTGGTTTATTTAATTGGTTGATGTTATGAAGTTGTTTGTGCTGCATAGTTGTCATATCTGTCTGTTGCTCACCCTGTTACTTCGTTTGTATCAGAGTCAGTTTGCTTGGCAGATAGAATTCCCTGATTGTTATGTGTGCTCATGCTGCTTAGAGCTACAATTTTTATGTACTACTtggaaaataaaaatgaaaaccgGCCTATAGGAAAGTTGTGTTCTTTTGAAGTGATTCTTTTCTTTAATTGTCATCATATTTAATCAGGTATAGTTGTATAGACCCTGAGAACCTCTTTTCGGTGTTGGGAAGTTCGTAAAGCTTGTAGGCCTATAGAAAAAAATTGTCAATCAATCAATGTAAAGACATTTATCTTTTTGCATAGGATTTTAGTTATTACTGTGTAAAGTGTAGTTAAACAAGTGGAAGCTCATAAAAGAGAGAGATGTCATTTTGGTTGTTTGGCCATTCTAGGGAAGATAGCATGAATAGTGACAATCCAAATCCTTTAAATATTTGgaaaattttggaggaaaatatGACCTCGCttttttcacaaattcttatttacaacgggtgtacaataaatattgtacatctaagtaaaagttaacacaaaatgctttaaagttaagcttatataggtaaaagttattaattttttagtgataagtttttttcattttagtaaaaattatttcttcaaaatcactaataatgtataaaattaatcatttaaacctTTAATATGTTTTCTATCAACTAttattttactaatataaaagttaaacaaaactaggttaaagttccaaaaaaatgggtaaaagttatcttggtgtacaataaatttattgtacaccttgtgcacgcaagaccttttgcACTTTTTCCTCCTCTTCCTTCCGTTTGCCTCCACCATTGTCATCAAAACACACCATAAGTTTTAAATCCAAGATATTACCTTTCTCTTTCTTTGTTCGACTTGGTTATCCATTAGTTTAATAATGTTTGAAAAGATGAGTGAGTGTAAAAGTAAGATGGATAAAGTACGAGAGAGGGAAGATTGGATAGGATAATGCAAGCTCACTCTTCCCTCCCGCTCCCTTTCCTTCCACAATTATTATCCACTGTGATATTGAGATTAGAAACTGCTTTTGTCCTCTTTTCTCGGTGCTGCGATACCATGTTTTTTGTAAAATAGTTCTTTCGTTTCTTTTTAGTTGCAGCACTTTGTTTTtttcactattcacataatctatttttatttttattttttatgatctaTACTTAAAGAAGATATAtccatgtgggatcttgttagattcgtcttaaaaTGTATTTTCTGAATACCaacttttttatagtttttgctTCTCGATAATTAAAGATATGAATTGTTCAAGTTATGCACTGACAAGTGGGAAAAACAAAGTGTTGCAACTAAAAGGAAACATAGGAAGTATATATTAACACTTTGTTGTATTGTCAGATAAAGGGAAACGAAGGTGAGGGAAAGGGGAGGAAGGTGGAGctccattttccctccaaatcTCGCCAATTTAGGAGGGATCCTCCCTCCCCTTCCTTCCCCCAACCCCTTATACAAGGGAGCTTCTTTCCCTCCCTATGTCCCATATCCAAACAAAGTGTAAGGGAGAGGAAAGAGAGTAGTTAAGAAAACTACTTAATTCATTCCATTTAAATTAGCCACAACATAAGCCATATATAGGCATAAGCGCATGACACACAAGTCTATAACAAGGGAAGCAAAATTCCATATTCCCATGGTCTAAGCAAAATTCCATATTCCCATGGTTAACACACAAACTAATTGATACACTAACTCCATTCAACTCCTTATACTTTGCAACATACTTATTGACTTAGCAGCCAACAGACACACGTTCTTTAACTATAGGAATTCCTTTGAATTAATTAATCAACATGTAATGGATTAGTGATGGAAACATCATCTACCGATATTACTTTAATTTCTATACAAACTGGAAGTTCTGGTGCAAACAAGACTAGCTACTTAGCTAGTAATACTCAGCAACCTAAACGCGAAGGCCAGTTATGCCAAAGGAAAATAAGACCTAAAAGTCACTTTGAGACATCCTTTTCGACCCCACCCAAATAAACAGAAGTAATTAAGGAGTTAAGTTGGGCTGGCCTTTGGTAAGACGTTTAGGATCAAGGGTCGACAGGTCAAGCATCCGAAAGAGAGGTTATTCAATGCAACAATGATGAGGTATAAAGTACTAATCCAAAAAATGAGGTTGATCTAAATACTAGAGTTAGTGCACACGACTCATTGCTAAAGCATGTGGAAGTTAAGTTGGGCTGGCCTTTGTTTAGATGTTAGGATCGAGGGTCAGGCAGATCAAGCATCCAAAGGAGAGGTTTTCCAATGCAACAATGCTGAGGTATTAAGTACTAATCCCAAACGTGAGGTTGGTCTAAATACTAGAGTGAACTTACCGCAAACGACCCattgtacccccccccccccccaccctaAAAAAATTGTTCACAGTTTTAACCCTTTTTTTCCCCTTTGCTTTTCTTTCAACGTAATTCTATTTTATCACTGTAGAAGTATTCATAATGTTGATTGTCGAACTTTCTTCATCCTCTTTTTGCAATGcatattttggttttgtttGTCTTCTGCTATGATCAAGGTTGTTTATATAAAATATTTGGCCATTTATTGGTGGATATTTTTCGAAAGTCTCAGCTTTCTGCCCTGTTTTCTATCCTTCAGGGAAGAACTGCACTATGGGATTCTATCTTGGTTCTATGCCACAAGATTAAGGTTTCCTATGGTGGGCTTGTTCGTGGTATGCATCTTGGCTCTTCTGCATTGAGCATCCTGCCTCTTCTTGAATCTGAAGAGGACAATTGAATCTTGTCATGGCTTTAATTCAATACATTATGAAGCCCCTCTTGCCATAGCTTACTTTGTTTCACATCCAGCTGATGACATACTACTTCAGTCATTGTCGCGATGCAGTTGTTTCGAGCAACACTTGATTGTAGTTTTGTAAAATGCTCTGCCTAGTTAATTCGAGGATTGTACATTTTGCGTCTTTGTGTTAGTAGATTAATTGAGAATTTTAGTGTTTGGatatatatacaaaaataatctcttatattataaatataaatTGATGGGTTTCTAATTCATTATAGACATCCCCACAGTGAAGTTGCTAACTGCTAAGATGGCATCCCTTATTCGAAAGGAAACAATGATAATATTTGATGCTAAGATGGCTTCTCCAATAGCAAAGGCTATAATGGTACAATTGCAAAAGGAATAAAACGAGGGAGTTGCTTTGCAAAGTATGTTGCGCCAGTTTCAGGGTGTAGCGCAGCAGAGATCCTATGAGTCCCATAAAAGTGGCAAGGTCTTAGTTGTTTTTGCTTCAAACAAAACTTCAACCACTCTCCCTTGACTTTGGTCTTCTTCAGATCTTTTGCAATGATGCTATTGGTGATATGTTGTAGTTTTCTTGTGTTTTTATGAGTCTGTTTATGAGTTGAGGATAATTAAGTGTTGTCCCTATGTAATTTTCGAAAAAGAAGGATGAAATGTTATTCTTGTGAAAATAAATGCCATAAAGTGTATCTTGTTCTTTCTTTGTCTGAACGCATTACGAATAATGATGTTATTGGGGCGGGTTTGGTGAATAAGATTGGTCATTTGGGAATCGAATTAAACGTGACCCACCGTCGGCGGTGATGGGGATTGTGTTGAAATTTTACCATCCGGAACTCCATAGTAGAAAtatattggtaaaaaaaagAAACTGGTAAGTATACCATACAACACCATACATGTTCTTGAACCTAACAATTTGTGATGATGGAAATGCTGGTACATCATAAATATAGCTGTCCTTACAATTTAGAAACCCACAATCCTCCCAGAAAACATCATGAGAAATTGCAAATGACGCAATTCCGTACTTGATCTTTCACAGGATTTCCTGCAATATGTTATTTTCTACTCCACCACTCAAGAAAGAGGCAAAATCTTGTTCATTTCAACACCAAAACTCTAACCAGATTTAAACTGCACACCCCACTATTTGTATAACGGAAAAAATTATACAAATGAATCACTAATTAACAAGTTTTTCGATGGGAAAAACTCTGATTATCTTCTCCCGGTCTGAATCTTATGAAAATTCAGAACCACTTACCACACAATTCAAACAGGAGAGGCTCCATATCATTCACTGTTGCTTAATTCTAAATACATGCTATACGCATCTCGATCTGCTGAATAATACTTTGCTACCAAAGAGTCTATCTTGAAACCAAGTTTCTTGTAAAGATCCACAGCAGGAGTTCTCGAGGGATCCACATGGAGGGATATCCTTTGAATTTTCCTACATTGGCATTTTAGAATTGCTGCTCTGAGCAGCGCTTCGCCATACCCTTGCCTTCTATATTTCTCTTTCACTAGTTTTCAACCAAGGGGaaaaattgattaaaataaaagagacacaaataagtttttcaGTAATAAACTAACAGAGCTTTAGTGTCGCAGCCCTAACAACAGACTACAACTTTCTACTTAAAATCCCCAAAAACATGAATATTAAATATCTCAAATGAGGCAGTCAGAACACGACACAACCTACTTTAGCTCATCGTCTTGGCTATTGGCATTTTAATCCGGTAATCAAACATGCATCACAAATCACGTCAACCTAAAAATAAGAGGTTTGAAAAATGGGTTCATCAACTACTTGGAGAAAATGAAAgaccttaggttcaaccaagcACGACAGTCTACAAAGTACACACTGTCAACTTTCCAACCATAAGAAGCAATGAAGGCGGCTAATAGGAAGAACTTATTATCAATCATCTGTACTAATCACCTATGTCCATATTTTGTCCACAATTCCAGCTTTAATTAATTGGTTGAACATTGAAACTAAATGGCTCATAAAAGCCATCAGCAACAAACAAAAACACTCAGACAGCTCACAGCAAAATACCAATTCTAATTTCGTTAAGGATCAGATATACACAAGTATTTGAGAATAGAAACAACACATTCCACGTCAGTTATGATAGATCAAAGGCACAAACACCTAACATCCGTAATTCTGCAGTATGATGGGGGAGGCAAGATCTGGTTTTAAAACAAGTCAGAAATACATAGAACATAATCATCGGATAAAGAAGTATATATTCAGGATGACCCATTCAATTTCGCTCAgaaaaacaaattaataattcggtGATCCATTCCAACATTTTTTATGGTGAAGACTAAAACAAGGTGATCCACTATCTCTCCTCTTCAATGCCGACTCCATGAATTTCCTAGAGTAATTTTGAGAGTCACTTTAAAGCGTTCTTGATTTTAGATTTCATCTAAAATGTGCTAAGTGAGGAATTATTAATTACTCCCCCCGTCACGGAATACTCGCAcagttttgactggacacgcttgtcaatgcacaactttgaccaccaatatcttttaCTACAAATTATAAAAgcttataaaatattaacatttttgaaaatatatattaagatgaagccaacaacaTATTATATACAAACATTTATTTCATATAATAGAAATAAAAcaagtcaaagtgaattatgtgaataatgcaaaaagtcaaaacggtgcgagtattccaggaaggagggagtactatttCACAAAATATTGCAGATATTTAGGTTGTGTTCCCTTCACGTGAATTTTACTTATCTTACCTTATCTTATTATATCTTAGCTTAACTTATTAGtctttatcttatcttatttatATCTTCTTATTAGCCCTTACCTTATTTTCTCATTAGCCCTGGACTTATTAGACCTTACTAGATCTTGTTGAAACTTATTAGACCTTAATAGAACTTATAAAGTATAACTTTTCAAACTTATTAGacctttatcttatcttatctgaacttatctgactTTCAAATAAGTGGAAAACATAACCTTAATATGAATGAGCAGAACTTCATTGCATATCATAAGGTTAAGGTTATGTACATTTGACCCCTAACCCAAGCAGGACAGAGCCTCTTTAGAGGTATAAGAGATCTGGATCTGGATGGATGAATTTCTATTTCCATAAGGAGATATATGAGCTTTCATGAAATTTTTAGTGGTCATAAGGCTTATAATGCTAACATTTTAGTGCTCTTTAGTCAGAGTGCCATGGCATGTGAAGAAGAAAAATAGTGGATTATTTAAGCTTCCAGGAACAAAGATGGGGAGGCTTGCCAAAAATGGCAGAAATAAGCAAATCTGGATGATTAAGACTATGTCAAATGTGAAAAGATAGCAAGGACACAAAACACACGGATTTGGTTAAACAAAAGCTACTACCCTCAAAAACATTATGGGGTAAGCTGATGCTTGCTATATGGTTGAAATGGTTTATAAGAGCATTTAAAAGTAATAGTAGTTTCAGTAAAGTTCGTGAAGTTGTTTGCACTAGGCTATCCAACTCACTAAGGCGTACAAGCTAAGAAACCCAAGTGACCCAGAAACTCATAGGACAATTAATGATTTAGACTATATAATTATATTTATACACTTTGACATGCACTACAAGAGAATTTTAACTATTCTTTCATGACATTTATGTCTTGATGCAGGAGCATGCGTGACTCTCTTCTAATAGCTTAATTAGTAACTTAGATTCCGTGTTTTTACCATTCTATCCGGGATGCGATTTTTGGGTTTAAAACACCTTAGTACACTCATTTTGTAATTGGATTCCATGTTGCTTTTCGAATTTGTTTTAGGTGTTTCAAATTCGATTACGAATTCATTTCCTTTCAAAAGGAATCATAGTTCATTTAGGAGTTGATTTTTGCTTAGAACTTAAGTAAGTTTGTAATCTGATTCATTAGGATCTAGAACTCTTTTGTAAGCCTATATACACCAAAGTTGCACATGTGCATCTTGGCCTTGGTTTATAGTTCTCTACCTACTGGAAAAGGCTCTGTTCGTGTGTTCATGGAAATCGAACCAACCCACTCTATCCTATTACAGAAACTGTTGAATTGTAGAAAACGGTCAACTACAGCTGTGCCACTTAAATAGGCTGGTAATGTACCTTACCTCCTCTTAATGGTGCTTAGCTAAAGAATGGTAGATATCAACTACTCATAATAAGCTTCATGCTATATAAATTCACAAGGGAAAATTTCCCCATGGACCTTTTTCAAGGAATCTAAAGTGTTACAATGATTCAGTGAAGCCAGGGCATATTAAATTGCAGAACCGTgtttccttaaaaaaaaggaAGGGTGAAGTGGGTGATCAAGAATGGGACAAGTTAGGAAAAAATGAGGATTTTTCTGGAACAAAAATGTGTTACAAGCTCCCTGATTTACACCACTTCACAATTCACAGCTCAAACAAGCCTACAAGGAAAATGTGGATATTAATGACATATTGATGGTCTCGGGTAGGATACAACTGGAAAAAGTGGTTGAACTCGGAGATGTTGAAAGTCATGATCACAAACATGTGTTACAAACCCTTCCTAGAAAGTGGGGGAAATTGTTACTACTAAGCCTAGTTGTTCTGGTGTTTGGTTGTATTGTCCACTCTTggtaaataataacaatttttatttggcaaaaaaaaaaaaaagacaaacgTGTTACAAGCTCCCTGATTTACAACACTTCACAATTCAAAGCTCAAGCACGTGTATAAGGAAA contains these protein-coding regions:
- the LOC110794063 gene encoding uncharacterized protein; protein product: MESSRRDNKGGGGAAASSPSAPLIKPAKFAVYQNPALSAALTSTSLRPSLSYFLTLFILSSASAAAFFAFSSREYRIIEKFKVRNVSEEIAYLLVTLVKIAMGLAFLGASATLVKAISLTRAKVGAGVVVTSSSNGTKVETCLSDKQLRLLGVKKSDKVVPELSRKPPVSISRASLWPLIPLHQHQQPSSSSRLSRVGSEKSSSTPVKSKTFGVSSKSSNSPTSHGLSPTSPQLSTPWSNKRASPAKEILTEDDFEQFLADMDKKITESAEKLVTPPPTRNGFSISSPSTISGSANTSGTTRTTPLRPVRMSPSSQKYNTPPKKGESDIPAPMSMEETTEAFEHLGIYPQIEEWRDHLRQWFSSVLLSPLLSKIENSHNKVMQAAAKLGISIRVTSVGSDSSDTGAPTMSPSDRAKEWQPAFSPDEDGLLHQLRAYLVQALDASTQKLGSANQQQTPQQNSFLLIIQECVDAITEHQRLLALTKGELIKGLLPQSSVPAEYTVQRIKELAEGTCLKNYEYMRKEVASDKAKKKWTLELPSDSHLLLYLFCAFLEYPKWMLHVDPSSYSGALSSKNPLFLGVLPPKERFPEKYIAVISVVPSILHPGSFVLVIGRQCPPVFVMYWDKKLQFCLQGRTALWDSILVLCHKIKVSYGGLVRGMHLGSSALSILPLLESEEDN